A genomic stretch from Nitrospirota bacterium includes:
- a CDS encoding ATP-binding protein produces MANPTMHIPPSFSGAAWRLRPLARFGLLGLGLGLAAVLFEPAVWRTDFASGLLSHGHCYLWRPGLVWLHVVSDSLIGLSYLVISITLTYLVYRARQDVPFGWMLLAFGFFIVACGGTHLMEVWTVWNPLYWLAGNVKALTAAASVATAVVLPPVVPKVLALIHEAKLSEERRRQVQQANAELRALNEKLTEYNRLKTEFFANVSHELRTPLTLVLGPTEKLLRSGGLTEPQRQDLQVVERNARILHKQVNDLLDVSKLDAGKMKLAYVETDLARLIRATADDFMVLARERQVAFSVETPPTVMAQVDIEKVQRVLVNLLSNAFKFTPAGGSVIGLLRTGGDEAVLEVQDGGPGVPPHLREAIFERFRQGEGGPTRTFGGTGLGLAIVKEFIELHGGSVSVGDAPDGGALFTVRLPLMAPPGAAVRRAADRPDEADALLRAAVEELRLRAEAAPAVSGADRPLVLVVEDNRDMNRLLVEWLAPDYRTVSAFDGLEGLEKALELRPDLILSDVMMPKMSGGELMRAVRVSPELCDVPIIILTARADDELRVGLLRERAQDYLTKPILMEELRARVGNLVAVKRARDLMQRELSSQEQNVAALANEIVLGKRQIERSLQALKESEKQLAEALREKEVLLKEVHHRVKNNLQIISSLLKLQAASIQDRQVLDLFRESQRRVKAIALLHDMLCGGREGQVDMALYIRQLARHLREAYGIGADGPRIGIEVDQVSFNMDMAMRCGLIIGELLSNSLRHAFPDGRSGTVTVALAVEAGGRLRISVGDDGVGSSQPLDPAQSQTLGLQLVSMLVRDLEGTVEMRSARGTTITILRPFSKGEGAGHAQETNPHR; encoded by the coding sequence ATGGCGAACCCAACGATGCACATCCCGCCATCGTTTTCGGGCGCGGCGTGGCGTCTTCGCCCCCTGGCCCGATTCGGGCTGCTCGGTTTGGGGCTCGGACTTGCCGCGGTGCTGTTCGAGCCCGCTGTCTGGAGGACCGATTTCGCCTCCGGGCTCCTTTCTCACGGCCACTGCTACCTGTGGAGGCCGGGTCTGGTCTGGCTCCACGTGGTGTCCGACAGCCTGATCGGGTTGTCCTACTTGGTCATCTCCATCACGCTCACCTATCTGGTCTATCGCGCGCGCCAAGACGTCCCGTTCGGCTGGATGCTCCTGGCTTTCGGCTTCTTCATCGTGGCCTGCGGCGGCACGCACCTGATGGAGGTCTGGACCGTCTGGAATCCGCTCTACTGGTTGGCCGGCAACGTGAAGGCGTTGACGGCGGCGGCCTCGGTGGCCACGGCCGTCGTGCTGCCTCCCGTGGTGCCGAAGGTTCTGGCGTTGATCCATGAGGCCAAGCTTTCCGAAGAGCGGCGCAGGCAGGTTCAACAGGCCAACGCCGAACTGAGGGCGCTCAACGAGAAGCTCACCGAGTACAACCGGCTCAAGACGGAGTTTTTCGCCAACGTCAGCCATGAGCTTCGGACGCCCCTGACCCTGGTGCTGGGGCCGACCGAGAAGCTGCTGCGATCCGGCGGGCTGACCGAGCCCCAACGTCAAGACCTTCAGGTCGTCGAGCGGAACGCCCGCATCCTGCACAAGCAGGTCAACGACCTGCTCGACGTGTCCAAGCTGGATGCCGGGAAGATGAAGCTGGCCTACGTCGAGACCGACCTGGCGCGGCTGATCCGCGCGACCGCCGACGATTTTATGGTGCTGGCTCGGGAGCGGCAGGTTGCGTTTTCGGTTGAGACCCCGCCGACCGTCATGGCTCAGGTGGACATCGAGAAGGTCCAGCGCGTTCTGGTCAACCTCCTCTCCAACGCCTTCAAGTTCACCCCGGCCGGCGGGTCCGTGATCGGTCTCCTCCGGACGGGCGGGGATGAGGCGGTCCTGGAGGTCCAGGACGGCGGGCCAGGAGTACCTCCGCACCTCCGCGAGGCGATCTTCGAGCGATTCCGTCAGGGGGAGGGAGGACCGACCAGGACGTTTGGCGGTACGGGGCTTGGACTGGCCATCGTCAAGGAATTCATCGAACTGCACGGCGGCTCCGTCTCGGTCGGCGACGCGCCGGACGGAGGCGCGCTGTTCACCGTCCGGTTGCCGCTTATGGCGCCGCCGGGAGCCGCGGTGCGTCGCGCTGCGGATCGGCCGGATGAGGCCGACGCGCTCCTCCGCGCGGCGGTCGAAGAGCTGCGGCTGCGGGCCGAGGCTGCCCCGGCCGTTTCGGGGGCGGATCGTCCGCTGGTCCTCGTCGTCGAGGACAACCGGGACATGAACCGGCTCCTCGTCGAATGGCTGGCCCCAGACTACCGGACCGTGTCCGCATTCGACGGTCTGGAAGGGCTCGAGAAGGCCCTCGAGCTGCGTCCCGATCTGATCCTGAGCGACGTGATGATGCCGAAGATGAGCGGCGGTGAACTGATGCGCGCCGTCCGGGTCTCCCCCGAGCTCTGCGACGTTCCCATCATCATCCTGACGGCAAGGGCCGATGATGAGCTGCGCGTGGGGCTTTTGCGCGAGCGCGCCCAGGACTATCTGACCAAGCCGATCCTGATGGAGGAATTGCGGGCGCGGGTCGGCAATCTGGTCGCCGTCAAACGCGCGCGGGACCTGATGCAGCGGGAGCTGTCGAGCCAGGAGCAGAACGTCGCCGCCCTGGCCAACGAGATCGTGCTGGGCAAGCGCCAAATCGAGCGCTCACTGCAGGCCTTGAAGGAATCCGAGAAACAGCTCGCGGAGGCCCTGAGAGAAAAGGAGGTGCTCCTGAAAGAGGTCCACCATCGGGTCAAGAACAATCTCCAGATCATCTCCAGCCTGCTCAAGCTCCAGGCGGCTTCGATCCAGGACCGGCAGGTCCTGGATCTGTTCCGGGAAAGCCAGCGACGGGTCAAGGCCATCGCGCTGCTCCATGACATGCTGTGCGGCGGTCGGGAAGGCCAGGTGGACATGGCCCTGTACATCCGCCAGTTGGCGCGTCACCTCCGCGAGGCCTACGGGATCGGAGCGGATGGGCCGAGAATCGGCATCGAGGTGGACCAGGTTTCCTTCAACATGGACATGGCGATGCGGTGCGGGCTCATCATCGGGGAGCTGCTCTCCAATTCCCTCCGGCACGCTTTTCCAGACGGTCGAAGCGGGACGGTCACGGTCGCGCTGGCCGTCGAGGCCGGTGGGCGTTTGCGGATCAGCGTCGGCGACGACGGGGTCGGATCGAGTCAGCCGCTCGATCCCGCCCAATCTCAAACTCTGGGGCTCCAACTGGTCTCCATGCTGGTGAGGGACCTGGAAGGAACGGTGGAGATGCGCAGCGCCCGCGGGACGACGATCACGATTCTCCGTCCGTTCTCCAAAGGGGAGGGCGCCGGCCATGCCCAAGAAACAAATCCTCATCGTTGA
- a CDS encoding response regulator — MPKKQILIVEDEPVIALDIQYSLTKAGYSVTGIAVSVDGALSKITDDAPDLVLMDIVIKGDTDGIEAARLIREQHDIPVVFLTAYGDDETLQRAKQACPFGFVLKPFEDRDLRAAVEVALSKHEADQRVKERVRWLDATIRGLGDGVIATDRQGRVSFMNSVAEAITGWSQAEAVGRAIASAFDVRRAGSRIVVEAFVAEAVEERRPVGLPGRTSLIARDGVEHPISGSVTPVWDARGNVVGAVVAFYDVLLRSQGEGNVEGQTRELQDAMRVLRILKGLLPICASCKRIRDQHGDWKTIETYFGERSEIQFSHGICPMCLDRLYPGIGREP; from the coding sequence ATGCCCAAGAAACAAATCCTCATCGTTGAGGACGAACCGGTCATTGCACTGGACATTCAGTACAGCCTGACCAAGGCCGGCTATTCGGTGACGGGGATTGCGGTCTCGGTTGACGGCGCGCTCAGCAAGATCACCGACGATGCGCCGGACCTCGTGTTGATGGACATCGTGATCAAAGGGGACACGGACGGGATCGAGGCCGCCCGCCTGATCAGGGAGCAGCACGACATTCCAGTGGTCTTTCTGACGGCCTACGGCGACGATGAGACTCTGCAGCGGGCCAAGCAGGCCTGCCCGTTCGGGTTCGTGCTCAAGCCGTTCGAGGACCGGGACCTGCGTGCGGCCGTCGAGGTGGCGTTGTCCAAGCACGAGGCCGACCAGCGGGTCAAGGAGCGGGTGCGGTGGCTGGACGCCACGATCCGCGGCCTCGGCGATGGCGTGATCGCCACGGACCGGCAGGGGCGCGTTTCGTTCATGAACTCCGTCGCGGAGGCCATCACTGGCTGGTCCCAGGCCGAGGCCGTCGGAAGGGCGATCGCGAGCGCATTTGATGTCCGGCGTGCCGGATCCCGGATCGTGGTTGAGGCGTTCGTCGCCGAGGCTGTGGAAGAGCGTCGCCCGGTGGGGTTGCCCGGCCGGACCTCGCTCATCGCCAGAGACGGCGTCGAGCATCCGATCTCCGGCAGCGTCACCCCGGTTTGGGATGCGCGGGGAAACGTCGTCGGCGCGGTCGTCGCGTTCTACGACGTCCTGCTGCGCAGCCAGGGAGAGGGGAACGTCGAGGGCCAGACGCGGGAGTTGCAGGACGCGATGCGCGTTCTCAGAATCCTGAAAGGCCTGCTCCCCATCTGTGCGTCCTGCAAGAGGATCAGGGATCAACACGGTGACTGGAAGACGATCGAGACCTATTTTGGCGAACGCTCGGAGATCCAGTTCAGCCACGGGATCTGTCCGATGTGCCTCGACAGACTGTATCCGGGAATCGGGCGAGAACCATGA
- a CDS encoding response regulator transcription factor, whose amino-acid sequence MFKILIADSHEVSRLGLRQLLSHEPDLTVAAEALTAQDLLKLAAKQDLDAVVLDLNLGNKGGLDLLKELRRVRPDLPVLVFTGHPEQQYGLRAIKAGARGYVSKARPAKEIVKALRTVCSGGNSVSELLADRLAMERRAGAYEHLHDGLSNREFEVLLLIASGYTVTEIARRLALSVKTVSTHRTRILEKMGMKRNQELIRYAFSQGLVN is encoded by the coding sequence ATGTTCAAGATACTCATCGCCGACAGCCACGAGGTGTCACGCCTCGGGTTAAGGCAACTCCTCTCGCACGAACCTGACCTGACAGTCGCGGCCGAGGCGCTCACGGCTCAGGATCTCCTCAAGCTGGCCGCGAAGCAGGACTTGGACGCGGTCGTGCTCGATTTGAACCTGGGGAACAAGGGCGGACTGGATCTGTTGAAAGAACTCAGGCGCGTCCGCCCGGACCTGCCGGTTCTGGTTTTCACGGGGCATCCGGAGCAGCAGTATGGCCTGCGCGCGATCAAGGCCGGCGCCAGGGGCTATGTTTCCAAGGCGAGACCGGCCAAAGAGATCGTCAAAGCCCTCAGGACCGTCTGTTCAGGCGGCAATTCCGTGAGCGAGTTGCTGGCTGATCGCCTGGCGATGGAGCGGAGGGCGGGCGCCTACGAACACCTCCATGACGGACTGTCCAACCGAGAGTTCGAGGTTCTCCTGTTGATCGCCTCGGGCTACACGGTCACCGAGATTGCCCGTCGCCTGGCCCTGAGCGTCAAGACCGTGAGCACGCACCGAACCAGGATTCTGGAGAAGATGGGGATGAAGAGGAACCAGGAGCTGATCCGGTACGCGTTCAGCCAAGGCCTGGTGAACTGA
- a CDS encoding pentapeptide repeat-containing protein — MEPKKLRISDDPMYQLLRAGNLAEFNRKKAAGDKPDLTACDFRNLDLRGIDADGLDFSDCYFRQADLRGIDFRGACLEGASLNGAQVSGAYFPKCLSAEEIKLSVELGTRLRYST, encoded by the coding sequence ATGGAACCGAAGAAACTGCGGATCTCCGACGACCCGATGTACCAGCTGCTCCGGGCGGGAAACCTCGCGGAGTTCAACAGAAAAAAGGCCGCTGGCGACAAGCCGGACCTGACGGCCTGCGACTTCCGGAACCTGGACCTGCGCGGGATTGATGCGGACGGGCTGGACTTCAGCGACTGCTACTTCCGCCAGGCGGATCTTCGCGGGATCGACTTCCGGGGCGCCTGTTTGGAAGGCGCCAGTCTCAACGGGGCTCAGGTTTCCGGCGCCTACTTTCCCAAGTGTCTGTCTGCCGAGGAGATCAAGCTCTCCGTGGAGCTCGGCACCCGCCTCCGGTACAGCACCTAG
- a CDS encoding A/G-specific adenine glycosylase, translated as MARRRGATLKSARRAKAGKRAGRQAPVSIEPGLKRRFQTRLLKWYRQHGRDLPWRKTSDPYEILVSEVMLQQTQVDRVVPKYHEFLERYPSFRHLAEAPVEEVRAAWYPLGYNVRPYRLHSIAREAVARYGGTLPRDPDALLSFKGIGRYTAGAVRSFAFNEDAPILDTNVIRVLHRVFLGSGDPKTQKSRLWALSEALIPKGKGYDFNQAIMDFGAIVCTARHPYCLLCPMRDFCKSYPFDSGRDK; from the coding sequence ATGGCTCGGCGAAGAGGCGCGACCCTCAAATCGGCCAGGCGGGCAAAGGCCGGGAAGCGAGCGGGGCGCCAGGCGCCCGTCTCCATCGAGCCGGGCCTCAAGCGCCGGTTCCAGACCAGGCTTCTGAAGTGGTACCGGCAGCATGGCCGCGACCTGCCCTGGCGCAAGACGTCCGATCCCTATGAAATCCTGGTCTCCGAGGTCATGCTTCAGCAGACCCAGGTGGACCGGGTCGTCCCCAAGTATCACGAGTTCCTTGAGCGTTATCCGAGCTTCCGGCACCTGGCCGAAGCGCCGGTGGAGGAGGTTCGGGCTGCCTGGTATCCCCTCGGGTACAACGTCCGGCCCTACCGCCTTCACAGCATCGCGCGAGAGGCCGTGGCCCGGTATGGAGGGACGCTGCCGAGGGACCCGGATGCGCTGCTCTCATTCAAAGGGATCGGCCGCTACACGGCCGGGGCGGTCCGGTCCTTCGCCTTCAACGAAGACGCACCCATCCTGGACACGAACGTCATCCGGGTGCTGCATCGGGTGTTCCTGGGAAGCGGGGACCCGAAAACGCAGAAGTCCCGTCTCTGGGCCCTCTCCGAGGCCTTGATCCCGAAGGGGAAGGGCTACGACTTCAACCAGGCCATCATGGACTTCGGCGCCATCGTCTGCACCGCCCGCCATCCCTACTGCCTGCTCTGTCCCATGCGGGACTTCTGCAAGAGCTACCCGTTCGATTCCGGACGTGACAAGTGA
- the mutT gene encoding 8-oxo-dGTP diphosphatase MutT codes for MSRMRQTDHSSRVTRHDIIQVAAGLIRRDGRYLITRRNREAHLGGLWEFPGGKREPDESLEECLRRELREELGIEITAPTLFRVVRHDYPEKRVELHFFLCSIETGLERPLGCADLRWMTPAEMPRFDFPPADRPVIESLQKDVVRRPQRQIRPE; via the coding sequence ATGAGCAGGATGAGACAGACCGATCACTCGTCACGTGTCACGCGTCACGACATCATTCAAGTCGCGGCCGGCTTGATCCGCCGCGACGGCCGGTACCTCATCACGCGCAGGAACCGGGAGGCCCACCTCGGAGGGCTCTGGGAGTTTCCCGGCGGCAAGCGGGAGCCGGACGAGTCGCTCGAGGAATGTCTCCGCCGGGAGCTGCGCGAGGAGCTGGGGATCGAGATCACGGCACCGACTCTTTTTCGGGTCGTCCGGCATGACTATCCGGAGAAGCGCGTCGAGCTGCACTTCTTTCTCTGCTCGATCGAGACCGGCCTGGAACGCCCGCTGGGCTGCGCCGACCTGCGCTGGATGACGCCGGCGGAGATGCCCCGGTTCGACTTTCCGCCCGCTGACCGGCCGGTGATCGAGTCGCTGCAAAAAGACGTCGTGCGTCGTCCGCAAAGGCAGATCCGACCCGAGTGA
- a CDS encoding N-acetyltransferase, with protein MLRFPLDAKLKDGTPIQLVLADQDDVEPLRSLYRIIVAEGTSYPHERPPDREDFLDYWFRGKSTVAAYVRTGGRNGESELIGAFYLKPNWPGRARQVANAGFVVAPQWRNRGLGWLLGATMLQYARDLGYKSVIFNLVFSENLIARHLWRKLGFEELAVIPGAVRKDDGTYQDAVVMWRSLLER; from the coding sequence ATGCTGCGCTTTCCGCTGGATGCGAAGCTCAAGGACGGGACGCCCATCCAGCTCGTGCTGGCCGATCAGGACGACGTGGAGCCCTTGCGGAGCCTGTACCGGATCATCGTGGCGGAGGGCACCTCCTATCCGCACGAACGGCCGCCGGATCGCGAGGACTTCCTGGACTACTGGTTCCGGGGGAAGAGCACCGTCGCCGCCTACGTCCGGACCGGAGGCCGGAACGGCGAGAGCGAGCTGATCGGGGCCTTCTATCTCAAGCCGAACTGGCCGGGGCGGGCCAGGCAGGTGGCCAACGCCGGATTCGTCGTGGCGCCTCAGTGGCGGAACAGGGGGCTGGGCTGGCTGCTGGGCGCCACCATGCTGCAGTATGCCAGGGATCTCGGCTACAAGAGCGTCATCTTCAACCTGGTCTTCTCCGAGAACCTGATCGCACGGCACCTCTGGCGGAAGCTGGGATTCGAGGAACTGGCCGTGATTCCCGGGGCCGTCCGCAAGGACGACGGGACCTACCAGGACGCGGTCGTCATGTGGAGATCGTTGCTGGAGCGGTGA
- a CDS encoding 3'-5' exonuclease, translated as MKVVLDIETVQPSREEWARLVGLGEPGEALLEAADNLFDRAEASEKKRLEDEQYARSAFDGTFSRIVCIGLVLLSDSLEPQGAVAWYGGNERELLQQFWARLGQARPVLYVTHNGLGFDLPFIRKRSVIHQVKPSLEIPLAKFRTDPVYDTMAVWSNWEQRGWVKLDVLARALNVETKSGSGRQVADMWARGQGREIAEYCLQDTYVTYACYCRMNFREPLSREVVLAKKELIETR; from the coding sequence ATGAAAGTCGTCCTCGACATCGAGACCGTCCAGCCCTCCCGCGAGGAGTGGGCGCGGCTCGTCGGGCTCGGAGAGCCGGGCGAGGCGCTGCTCGAAGCGGCGGACAACCTGTTCGACCGGGCCGAAGCCTCGGAGAAGAAACGGCTGGAGGACGAGCAGTATGCCCGCTCGGCCTTCGACGGGACCTTCAGCCGCATCGTCTGCATCGGACTCGTGCTCCTCTCCGACTCGCTGGAGCCGCAGGGGGCCGTGGCCTGGTACGGGGGCAACGAAAGGGAGTTGCTCCAGCAGTTCTGGGCCAGGCTGGGGCAGGCCAGGCCGGTTCTCTACGTCACCCACAACGGGCTCGGGTTCGATCTCCCGTTCATCAGAAAACGCTCCGTCATCCATCAGGTCAAGCCGAGCCTGGAGATCCCCCTGGCCAAATTCCGCACCGACCCGGTCTACGACACGATGGCGGTCTGGAGCAACTGGGAGCAGCGGGGGTGGGTCAAGCTGGACGTGCTGGCCAGGGCGCTGAACGTGGAGACGAAGTCGGGGAGCGGAAGGCAGGTGGCGGACATGTGGGCGAGGGGGCAGGGGCGCGAGATCGCGGAATATTGTTTGCAGGATACCTACGTCACCTATGCCTGCTATTGCCGCATGAACTTCCGTGAGCCGCTGTCCCGCGAGGTCGTGCTGGCGAAGAAAGAGTTGATCGAAACGCGGTGA
- the urtA gene encoding urea ABC transporter substrate-binding protein → MSEMEPKSASERNDGQGESHGQGQSRREFLVAGTRTAAGLGVAALLGNLGNWALSYAADKAPIKIGVLHSLSGTMAISEVSLRDVVLMAVEEINAKGGVLGRKIQPVVVDPASNWDLFAEKAKQLLLVDKVAVVFGCWTSVSRKSVLPVFEKNNGLLFYPVQYEGEECSHNVFYTGAAVNQQAVPAVEYLMSKEGGGYKKFYLLGSDYVYPRTTNKILRAMLLAKKVPPANIMEEYTPFHHQDYQTIVGKIKKFAAGGGACVISTINGDSNVPFYKEFANQGLRAEDAPIMAFSVAEDELRGMDTTALVGHLAAWNYYQSVDTPQNKQFVANFKAYCKKNNLPDGDKRVTDDPMEAAYFGVHIWKQAVEKAGSTEVDKVRKAVYGQKFLAPGGEIKMDEANHHTWKPVLIGEILKDGQFKIVSRSKGLVKPEPWSEYTNPDKGCDWIKHQGTYQKKK, encoded by the coding sequence ATGAGCGAGATGGAACCGAAGAGCGCGAGCGAGCGAAACGACGGGCAGGGCGAATCCCACGGGCAGGGCCAATCCCGGCGCGAGTTCCTGGTCGCCGGCACCAGGACGGCCGCGGGCCTGGGCGTGGCGGCCCTGCTAGGGAACCTCGGAAACTGGGCCCTGTCCTACGCGGCGGACAAGGCGCCGATCAAGATCGGCGTGCTCCACTCGCTGAGCGGGACGATGGCGATCAGCGAGGTCTCGCTGCGGGACGTGGTCCTGATGGCGGTGGAGGAGATCAACGCCAAGGGGGGCGTGCTGGGCCGCAAGATCCAGCCGGTCGTGGTGGACCCGGCCTCCAACTGGGATCTGTTCGCCGAGAAGGCCAAGCAACTGCTCCTCGTGGACAAGGTGGCGGTGGTGTTCGGCTGCTGGACTTCGGTGAGTCGGAAGTCCGTGCTGCCGGTCTTCGAGAAGAACAACGGGCTGCTCTTCTACCCCGTGCAGTATGAAGGGGAGGAGTGCTCCCACAACGTGTTCTATACCGGGGCGGCGGTGAACCAGCAGGCCGTGCCGGCGGTGGAATACCTGATGAGCAAGGAGGGGGGCGGGTACAAGAAGTTCTACCTCCTCGGCAGCGATTACGTGTACCCGCGCACGACGAACAAGATTTTGCGGGCCATGCTGCTGGCCAAGAAGGTGCCGCCGGCCAACATCATGGAGGAGTACACGCCGTTCCACCACCAGGATTACCAGACCATCGTCGGGAAGATCAAAAAGTTCGCGGCGGGCGGCGGGGCCTGCGTGATCAGCACGATCAACGGCGACAGCAACGTGCCCTTCTACAAGGAGTTCGCGAACCAGGGGCTGCGGGCGGAGGACGCGCCGATCATGGCCTTCAGCGTGGCGGAAGACGAGCTGCGCGGGATGGACACGACCGCGCTGGTCGGGCACCTGGCGGCCTGGAATTACTACCAGAGCGTGGACACGCCGCAGAACAAGCAGTTCGTGGCCAACTTCAAGGCCTACTGCAAGAAGAACAACCTGCCGGACGGCGACAAGCGGGTCACGGACGATCCGATGGAGGCCGCCTATTTCGGCGTCCATATCTGGAAGCAGGCGGTGGAGAAGGCCGGCTCCACGGAAGTGGACAAGGTCCGCAAGGCGGTCTACGGGCAGAAGTTCCTGGCTCCCGGCGGGGAAATCAAGATGGATGAAGCGAACCACCACACCTGGAAGCCGGTGCTGATCGGGGAGATCCTGAAGGACGGCCAGTTCAAAATCGTGTCGCGCTCGAAAGGCCTGGTGAAGCCGGAGCCCTGGAGCGAGTACACGAATCCGGACAAGGGGTGCGACTGGATCAAGCACCAGGGAACCTATCAGAAGAAGAAGTGA
- the urtB gene encoding urea ABC transporter permease subunit UrtB, with product MTRIFSTLFGMLLLLLACFPAGAEETATETEIEQALADLSGQDQVAQEAAVRTLVERGEASLLPRLEELRLSADRSLRLLIKPVIDLLKSRANLASEDPDTRRSAATDLGMMGKPAAIPWLEAALKTEPDRWVRYTIEEAIGLLRLASDDPATKVAAATRLGELRSQNALPALKELVSASAVPVEGPALGGQAAPQGQGEVAKAAAQAVERIETWGSWVSAIETLFRGISLSSILLLMALGLAIIFGLMGVINMAHGELMMLGAYATFLTQEGFKVYLPAGLFDYYFLAAMPCSFLAAGLFGLFLEATLIRFLYGRPLETLLATWGVSLILIQAARVIFGDLTSVVAPSWLSGGAQVLVGVQLPYNRLFIIALSALCVAGIYLFLFKTGIGLKVRAVMQNRSMSACLAIPTRKVDAYTFAFGSGLAGLAGCALTLIGNVEPGLGQNYIVDSFMVVVTGGVGKLAGTIVAALGIGGLNKLLEPSFGAVYGKVLILVLVILFLQRRPSGLFTIKGRQLET from the coding sequence ATGACACGCATTTTCAGCACGTTGTTCGGAATGCTGCTCCTCCTCCTGGCCTGTTTCCCGGCCGGGGCGGAGGAGACGGCGACGGAGACGGAGATCGAGCAGGCCTTGGCCGACCTCTCCGGCCAGGACCAAGTCGCGCAGGAAGCGGCGGTCCGGACCCTGGTCGAGAGGGGGGAGGCAAGCCTCCTGCCGAGGCTGGAGGAACTCCGGCTCAGCGCCGACCGGAGCCTGCGGCTTCTCATCAAGCCGGTCATTGATCTGCTGAAGAGCCGGGCCAATCTCGCGAGCGAGGATCCCGACACGAGGCGTTCCGCTGCGACCGACCTGGGGATGATGGGGAAGCCGGCCGCCATTCCCTGGCTGGAGGCGGCGCTGAAGACGGAGCCGGACCGGTGGGTGCGCTATACGATCGAAGAGGCGATCGGTCTGCTCAGGCTGGCGAGCGACGATCCGGCGACGAAGGTCGCGGCGGCCACCAGGCTGGGCGAGCTCCGCAGCCAGAACGCCTTGCCGGCCTTGAAGGAGCTGGTGAGCGCGTCGGCGGTTCCCGTCGAGGGCCCTGCGCTCGGCGGGCAGGCAGCGCCACAAGGGCAAGGGGAAGTGGCGAAGGCCGCGGCCCAAGCGGTCGAGCGGATCGAAACCTGGGGAAGCTGGGTCAGCGCCATCGAGACCCTGTTCCGCGGGATCAGCCTGAGCTCGATTCTCCTGCTCATGGCCCTGGGCCTGGCCATCATCTTCGGCCTCATGGGCGTGATCAACATGGCCCACGGCGAGCTGATGATGCTGGGGGCCTATGCGACCTTTCTCACCCAGGAAGGGTTCAAGGTCTATCTTCCGGCCGGTCTCTTCGACTATTATTTTCTCGCGGCCATGCCTTGCTCGTTCCTCGCGGCGGGGCTGTTCGGCCTGTTTCTGGAGGCGACGCTGATCCGGTTCCTCTACGGTCGGCCGCTGGAGACGCTGCTCGCGACCTGGGGCGTGAGCCTGATCCTCATTCAGGCGGCGCGGGTGATCTTCGGGGACTTGACGTCCGTGGTGGCGCCGAGCTGGCTGAGCGGCGGGGCCCAGGTCCTCGTGGGGGTGCAGTTGCCCTACAACCGGCTCTTCATCATCGCGCTCTCCGCGCTGTGCGTGGCCGGGATCTACCTGTTCCTGTTCAAAACCGGGATCGGGCTCAAGGTGCGCGCCGTCATGCAGAATCGCAGCATGAGCGCCTGCCTGGCCATCCCGACGAGAAAAGTGGACGCGTACACGTTCGCCTTCGGCTCCGGCCTGGCCGGTCTGGCCGGCTGCGCGCTGACGTTGATCGGCAACGTGGAGCCGGGGCTGGGCCAGAACTACATCGTGGACTCGTTCATGGTGGTCGTTACCGGCGGCGTCGGCAAGCTGGCCGGCACGATCGTCGCCGCGCTGGGCATCGGGGGGCTGAACAAGCTGCTCGAGCCCAGCTTCGGGGCCGTGTACGGCAAGGTCCTGATCCTCGTCCTCGTGATCCTGTTCCTCCAGCGACGGCCGTCCGGTCTCTTCACGATCAAGGGACGGCAGCTCGAAACGTGA